One genomic window of Haemorhous mexicanus isolate bHaeMex1 chromosome 17, bHaeMex1.pri, whole genome shotgun sequence includes the following:
- the RAI1 gene encoding retinoic acid-induced protein 1: MQSFRERCGFHGNQQSYQPTSQDTSRLENYRHQSQAGPNCERQRLVAKEYYSQQQLPYTGYENSAVEKYHRGNKQLAGQQLQGRPAFSNYTVQENSPYPARYSGDESLQAWGGQPQALPGGVAKYEDNLMKKTVALAGGRPYHEPAATSLPFRTHFQQQPQQQQQQQQQQQQPPALPYPKLQRQKLPNDVSSPMPFSQSPHFGQHSQSFPASSTYSSVPGGSQPAHSYKSCTAPSGQPPLERPLGSAASLAPGPRVPNLHGYQPNRIGYEQPPQPPPQPPQPPPPQPPQPPQPPQPPQPMQGRHHASETLHYQNLAKYQHYNQPGQTYCQGDAPPVRTPEQYYQTFSPSASHSPARSVGRSPSYSSTPSPLMPNLENFQYSQQPLSAGAFPAGIADHSHFMPLLNPSPTDGTSPETQSGNCKNLQKEKLPENLLSDLSLQSLTALTSQVENISNTVQQLLLSKAAVPQKKGIKTPARTPEQLKGQHCSPESSTYSAEQVGTPLSDPLSTPQSVHAETQDTDYLSGSEDQLERSFLYCNQNRSPARVNSNSKAKPESVSTCSVTSPDDMSTKSDDSFQSIHATLPLETFTKYVSNERDCPRLLLSALSQEELASEIIVLQDAISEKADKAWANLPMLGKETTKSPFQMENHRPTLDSMVKGAWPSQGDSSTLTEPLKLDKASGASTGKDFSEEVYEGPQVEFTATESKDVLKDTAPLAFNSKPSIPAATSSAGATGYSCYSNTTANSVASENAMEHFEWPEESLGEACLRWKDLQATDLPKGLFPSKMVSSCKEKKNACSLDLCDGEQPAKSEPVQDFGQQVMEEEEETLTYDEATKADSERWLQDTRHCCSAGDFSEIPIISSPDLKESDLEAEEYSSLCELAGSEQKSVTYDASPPKPPEMPAMLSSSEVPVSAEETVSTVEKESSAPTPRLSGQSVILLGPAVGTETKVKSWFKSSLPHIQPEEENGGGETSHLEAADAESASSVMVKQQLTPENVLGKMEPVSRGKSLRNKRVHCRLPEGDGPGSTVLSSFDELPAASSVAGACLGPDGQTEVPSKSAQSQTPRFPAEGLPARMCTRSFTALAEPRAPAPLEGLKAPAHQEKLGKKPGCGVKQRVAFKTRKRNSRPAPRVVQNASDATLLVPGLVAAEEVAGPTPLEGDAVEAGERDQRSMILRSRTKTQEVFYTKRQRGKRAADVRLKNCKAPKKLISNNHLPPAFKLPAPGSPHKEGKVGARMKLPKAGPGVGGKMSERPLHSLKRKSTFISPIPTKKRNLVLRSNSGGVKEEKPEGPPSLFKKMPVAKKVKAKLPPKSSGEAIPKPPLPKEAPDVCIKITSRAAFQEATKTKVLPPRKGRGLKLEAIVQKITSPNLKKFTCKPAATAVAATVAAYSSSLSPAGAERERVVKHSGVAVAVGDARLPKLGAAQKVPTMPVAEPLCRNPNGRAPKGKPGGGKKLPHDSCQGEACGSTPGTQSSPNMVAKNLGLLPKKRNRKGKAAALGMTKAPLSPALPPALPRERVACPGGAEEAPREKKPKTEEKEAGSNDGPPEGRSAAGPARGPKPRANHSNYNGYSKRQRKRLGHGKAKAVPARCKSRGKRRRQPQQAPLLHPAEPEIRLKYISCKRLRADSRAPPFAPYVRVERRGEFSTTCTVVNSPGDEARLQRGPAGPAPRPRAVLPASSTMHMGPVVSKALSAACLVCCLCRNPANYKDLGDLCGPYYPEDCLPKKKSRLKEKARAEGPGEDSTVPAATERAPRGTEGGCGGGKAARPEGAAEAAKQSSLRSSPRGMFRRLQSCYCCDERTEGEEAAEKPRRHECHKAESPPQEPAGDTQEHWLHEACAVWTAGVFLVAGKLYGLQEAVKAAADLKCSSCQQAGATVGCCQKGCPHTYHYACAIDTGCLLTEESFSLRCPKHKRQPV, translated from the exons ATGCAGTCCTTTCGAGAAAGGTgtggtttccatggcaaccagCAGAGCTACCAGCCGACTTCACAAGATACATCACGCCTGGAGAATTACAGGCATCAAAGTCAGGCAGGGCCGAACTGCGAGCGGCAGAGGCTGGTGGCGAAGGAGTACTacagtcagcagcagctgccgTACACAGGCTATGAGAACAGCGCCGTGGAGAAATACCACCGGGGAAACAAGCAATTAgcggggcagcagctgcagggcaggccgGCCTTTTCCAATTACACCGTGCAGGAGAACAGCCCTTATCCAGCCCGGTATTCTGGGGACGAAAGCCTGCAGGCGTGGGGAGGccagccacaggcactgccTGGTGGGGTGGCCAAGTATGAGGACAACCTGATGAAGAAGACAGTGGCGTTGGCAGGCGGGCGGCCATACCATGAGCCGGCGGCCACCTCGCTGCCCTTCCGGACtcacttccagcagcagccacagcagcagcagcagcagcaacagcagcagcagcagccacccgCACTCCCCTACCCCAAGCTGCAGCGGCAGAAACTGCCCAACGATGTCTCCTCACCCATGCCCTTCTCACAGAGCCCTCACTTCGGGCAGCACTCCCAgtccttccctgcctcctccacCTACTCCTCGGTGCCCGGGGGCAGCCAGCCGGCACACTCCTACAAGAGCTGCACGGCGCCCTCGGGGCAGCCGCCGCTGGAGCGGCCCCTGGGTAGcgctgccagcctggcccctggTCCCCGTGTGCCCAACCTGCACGGCTACCAGCCCAACCGCATTGGCTACGAGCAGCCCCCACAGCCGCCACCACAGCCCCCGCAGCCGCCACCACCACAGCCCCCACAGCCACCACAACCCCCGCAGCCCCCACAGCCCATGCAGGGGCGGCATCATGCTTCAGAGACCCTccactaccaaaacctggccaaGTATCAACATTACAACCAGCCAGGCCAGACCTACTGCCAGGGTGATGCGCCGCCCGTCCGGACGCCGGAGCAGTACTACCAAACCTTCAGCCCCAGCGCCAGCCACTCGCCGGCTCGCTCCGTCGGCAGGTCCCCATCCTACAGCTCCACTCCCTCCCCTCTGATGCCCAACCTGGAGAACTTCCAATacagccagcagcccctgagTGCTGGTGCCTTCCCGGCTGGCATTGCTGACCACAGCCATTTCATGCCGCTGCTGAACCCTTCTCCCACCGATGGGACGAGCCCTGAGACTCAGTCTGGGAACTGCAAAAACTTGCAGAAGGAGAAGCTGCCCGAAAACCTGCTGTCAGacctgagcctgcagagcctgacGGCACTCACCTCCCAGGTGGAGAACATTTCCAACActgtccagcagctgctgctctccaaagCGGCTGTGCCCCAGAAAAAGGGCATCAAGACCCCAGCGAGGACCCCCGAGCAGCTCAAGGGGCAGCACTGCAGTCCTGAGAGCAGCACCTACTCGGCAGAGCAGGTGGGGACCCCCCTGTCCGACCCGCTGAGCACCCCGCAGTCTGTCCACGCTGAGACACAGGACACTGACTATCTCAGTGGGTCAGAGGACCAGCTGGAGAGGAGTTTCCTGTACTGCAACCAGAACCGCAGCCCTGCCCGAGTCAACAGCAACTCCAAGGCAAAGCCTGAGTCAGTGTCCACCTGCTCTGTGACCTCCCCAGATGACATGTCCACCAAATCAgatgactctttccagagtatCCATGCCACCCTGCCCCTGGAGACCTTCACCAAGTATGTGAGCAATGAACGGGACTGCCCCCGACTGCTCCTCAGCGCCCtgtcccaggaggagctggcttCTGAGATCATCGTCCTGCAGGATGCCATCAGTGAGAAGGCAGACAAAGCCTGGGCCAACTTGCCCATGCTGGGCAAGGAGACCACCAAGTCCCCCTTCCAGATGGAGAACCACCGGCCCACCCTGGACTCCATGGTGAAAGGTGCCTGGCCCAGCCAGGGTGACTCCAGCACGCTCACTGAGCCCCTCAAGCTGGACAAAGCTTCAGgggccagcacagggaaggacTTTAGTGAGGAGGTGTACGAGGGTCCCCAGGTGGAGTTCACAGCCACCGAAAGCAAGGATGTGCTGAAGGACACTGCCCCACTGGCCTTCAACTCCAAGCCCAGCATCCCGGCAGCGACGTCAAGCGCGGGAGCCACCGGCTACAGCTGCTACTCAAACACCACCGCCAACTCGGTGGCGTCTGAGAATGCCATGGAGCATTTCGAGTGGCCGGAGGAGAGCCTGGGTGAGGCCTGCCTGCGGTGGAAGGATCTCCAGGCCACCGACCTCCCCAAGGGCTTGTTCCCCAGCAAAATGGTGAGCtcctgcaaggagaaaaaaaacgCCTGCAGCTTGGACCTGTGCGATGGAGAGCAGCCAGCCAAGAGTGAGCCAGTCCAGGACTTTGGTCAGCAggtgatggaggaggaggaagagacaCTGACCTACGATGAAGCAACAAAGGCAGACAGCGAGAGGTGGCTGCAGGACACCCGgcactgctgctcagctggggaCTTTAGCGAGATCCCCATCATCTCCTCTCCGGATCTGAAGGAGTCAGACCTGGAGGCAGAGGAGTACTCCTCACTCTGTGAGCTGGCTGGCTCGGAGCAGAAGTCAGTGACATACGATGCCTCACCACCCAAGCCCCCGGAGATGCCAGCCATGCTGTCCTCCAGCGAGGTACCTGTGTCTGCTGAGGAGACCGTCAGcacagtggagaaggagagctCAGCTCCCACCCCACGCCTCTCTGGCCAGTCTGTCATcctgctgggccctgctgtgggcacagagaCCAAGGTGAAAAGCTGGTTCAAatcctccctgccccacatccAGCCTGAGGAGGAGAATGGTGGAGGGGAGACATCTCACCTGGAGGCGGCTGATGCTGAATCCGCCTCATCGGTCATGGTGAAGCAGCAACTCACACCCGAAAATGTGCTGGGGAAGATGGAGCCTGTCTCACGGGGCAAGAGCCTCCGCAACAAGAGGGTCCACTGCCGGCTGCCGGAGGGGGATGGCCCCGGCAGCACCGTGCTGAGTTCGTTCGatgagctgccagcagccagcagtgtgGCCGGCGCCTGCCTGGGGCCAGACGGACAGACGGAGGTACCGAGCAAGAGCGCCCAGAGCCAAACACCCCGGTTTCCAGCCGAGGGGCTGCCGGCACGCATGTGCACCCGCTCCTTCACTGCCCtggccgagccccgcgccccTGCCCCGCTGGAGGGGCTGAAGGCCCCCGCGCACCAGGAGAAGCTGGGGAAGAAGCCCGGCTGCGGCGTGAAGCAGAGAGTGGCTTTCAAAACCAGGAAGCGCAACAGCCGGCCAGCCCCCAGGGTGGTCCAAAATGCCAGCGATGCCACCCTGCTGGTGCCCGGCTTGGTGGCggcagaggaggtggcagggccGACACCGCTGGAGGGGGATGCGGTGGAAGCTGGGGAGAGGGACCAGCGGTCCATGATCCTGCGCTCCCGCACGAAGACACAGGAGGTTTTCTACACCAAGCGGCAGAGGGGCAAGCGGGCAGCTGATGTCCGGCTGAAGAACTGCAAGGCGCCCAAAAAGCTCATATCCAACAACCACCTCCCACCTGCCTTCAAGCTGCCAGCACCGGGCAGCCCCCACAAGGAGGGCAAGGTGGGTGCCCGGATGAAGCTGCCCAAAGCAGGGCCGGGCGTGGGGGGCAAGATGTCGGAGCGGCCGCTGCACTCACTGAAAAGGAAGTCCACCTTCATCTCCCCCATCCCCACCAAGAAGAGGAACCTGGTCCTGCGGAGCAACAGCGGTGGTGTGAAGGAGGAGAAGCCAGAGGGGCCCCCCAGCCTCTTCAAGAAGATgccggtggccaagaaggtgAAAGCCAAGTTGCCTCCCAAGAGCTCTGGCGAAGCCATCCCGAAGCCCCCTCTGCCAAAGGAGGCCCCTGATGTCTGCATCAAGATCACCTCCCGGGCGGCCTTCCAGGAGGCCACCAAGACCAAAGTGCTGCCTCCCCGCAAGGGCCGCGGCCTCAAGCTGGAGGCCATCGTCCAAAAGATCACCTCACCCAACCTGAAGAAGTTCACCTGCAAACCAGCGGCCACAGCAGTGGCAGCCACAGTAGCTGCCTATAGCTCCTCCCTGAGCCCGGCTGGGGCGGAGCGGGAGCGGGTGGTGAAGCACAgtggggtggctgtggcagtGGGCGATGCAAGGCTGCCCAAGCTGGGGGCAGCACAGAAGGTGCCCACAATGCCGGTGGCTGAGCCGCTCTGCCGGAACCCCAATGGCCGAGCACCAAAGGGGAAGCCGGGTGGTGGGAAGAAGCTGCCCCATGACAGCTGCCAGGGGGAGGCTTGTGGGTCAACGCCGGGGACCCAGTCCAGCCCCAACATGGTGGCCAAGAACCTGGGGCTCCTCCCCAAGAAGAGGAACCGCAAGGGCAAAGCGGCAGCGCTGGGCATGACCAAGGCGCCCCTGAGTcctgcactgccaccagcactgcctcGGGAGCGTGTAGCCTGCCCGGGCGGTGCGGAGGAGGCGCCTCGGGAGAAGAAACCAAAGACTGAGGAGAAGGAGGCGGGAAGCAACGATGGCCCTCCCGAGGGGCGCTCCGCCGCCGGGCCGGCGCGGGGGCCGAAGCCGCGGGCCAACCACTCCAACTACAACGGCTACTCCAAGCGGCAGCGGAAGCGCCTGGGCCACGGTAAGGCCAAGGCGGTGCCGGCGCGGTGCAAGAGCCGCGGGAAGCGGCGgcggcagccccagcaggcccCGCTGCTGCACCCCGCCGAGCCCGAGATCCGGCTCAAGTACATCTCCTGCAAGCGGCTGCGGGCGGACAGCCGCGCCCCGCCCTTCGCTCCCTACGTTCGCGTGGAGCGGCGCGGAGAGTTCTCCACCACCTGCACCGTCGTCAACTCGCCCGGCGACGAGGCGCGGCTGCAGCGGGGACCGGCCGGGCCGGCGCCGCGGCCGCGGGCGGTCCTGCCCGCCTCCTCCACCATGCACATGGGGCCGGTGGTGTCGAAGGCGCTGAGCGCCGCGTGCCTGGTCTGCTGCCTCTGCCGCAACCCCGCCAACTACAAGGACCTTGGGGACCTCTGCGGGCCCTACTACCCCGAGGACTGTCTGCCCAAGAAGAAATCCCGGCTGAAGGAGAAGGCGCGGGCGGAGGGGCCGGGCGAGGACTCCACCGTGCCCGCCGCGACCGAGCGGGCGCCCCGCGGGACTGAGGGCGGCTGCGGCGGCGGGAAGGCGGCGCGGCCGGAGGGGGCCGCCGAGGCGGCCAAGCAGAGCTCGCTGCGCTCCAGCCCGCGGGGCATGTTCCGTCGGCTGCAGAGCTGCTACTGCTGTGACGAGAGGACAGAGGGCGAGGAGGCGGCCGAAAAGCCCCGGCGGCACGAATGTCACAAGGCCGAGTCGCCGCCGCAGGAGCCGGCGGGCGACACGCAGGAGCACTGGCTGCACGAGGCCTGTGCCGTATGGACCGCTGGGGTTTTCCTGGTGGCAGGGAAGCTCTatgggctgcaggaggctgtCAAGGCGGCTGCCGACCTG AAGTGCTCGAGCTGCCAGCAAGCAGGAGCCACCGTGGGCTGCTGCCAGAAGGGGTGTCCCCACACCTACCACTACGCGTGTGCTATCGACACAG GCTGCTTATTAACTGAGGAGAGCTTCTCTCTGAGATGTCCCAAACATAAG AGGCAGCCGGTGTAG